In the Leptospira johnsonii genome, one interval contains:
- a CDS encoding phage structural protein produces the protein MADKFLGTYDPNQVTLSVSGRLVSGFFDGTFISVKRSDNEVYKTHVGARGEVSRTKNNNTSGQITFTLKGTSPDNAFLDLVKNLPNTFPVMVKNNSDGKFVAVASQAWVSTDPDKEFGVEESGVEWVLTCADLNKAHLS, from the coding sequence ATGGCTGATAAATTTTTAGGAACATACGATCCGAACCAGGTTACTCTTTCCGTTTCCGGAAGATTAGTTTCAGGATTTTTTGACGGTACATTCATTTCCGTTAAGCGGTCCGATAATGAAGTTTATAAAACTCATGTAGGCGCAAGGGGAGAAGTTTCCAGAACAAAGAATAATAATACTTCCGGGCAGATCACTTTCACTTTGAAGGGAACTTCTCCGGATAACGCGTTTTTGGATCTGGTAAAAAACCTACCGAACACTTTCCCTGTAATGGTAAAGAATAATTCGGATGGGAAATTCGTGGCGGTTGCAAGTCAGGCTTGGGTCTCTACCGATCCCGATAAGGAATTCGGTGTGGAAGAAAGCGGAGTCGAATGGGTTTTAACCTGCGCGGATTTAAATAAAGCACATTTAAGCTGA
- a CDS encoding DUF3383 family protein, producing the protein MAFINDIIIDITRGTQGLTQKSFRPLILKAGDSSATALEKHIASDLTDLTSAGFTSSDDVYKMAAAMFAQSPKPEDIMIVVSPDTIADALDELRESDDNFYAVCITSRTKTDLNAAGTWANANKKFFFGCSSDITSLDSRNVDREAYLIHNNAPGDFPECAWVGQNIPKQPGSTTFKWKRLNGQNASSFTKTELTTIRTSKGQALQEMAGATYVNEGTTTSGEFIDVIVGQDWVEDQLQTDLLSLFLNNEKIALDDSGIAQVEGVVRNVLKRAGDAGIVARASSEDDLKLSDDKVYMSQVFVPRRADLSVNDRANRELKGVRFVYYLAGAIHKVNVNGLITV; encoded by the coding sequence ATGGCATTTATTAATGATATCATAATAGATATCACTCGGGGAACCCAAGGGTTAACGCAAAAATCGTTTCGACCGCTGATCTTGAAAGCAGGGGATAGTTCCGCTACTGCTTTGGAGAAGCATATAGCATCCGATTTAACTGATCTAACATCGGCAGGTTTTACTTCTTCCGATGACGTGTATAAAATGGCTGCCGCAATGTTTGCCCAGTCTCCTAAGCCGGAAGATATCATGATCGTAGTATCGCCGGACACGATTGCCGATGCTTTGGACGAACTACGTGAATCGGATGATAATTTTTATGCAGTCTGTATCACTTCGAGAACCAAGACGGATCTGAATGCGGCAGGCACTTGGGCGAATGCAAATAAGAAATTTTTCTTCGGATGCTCATCGGATATAACTTCGCTTGATTCTAGGAATGTAGATAGAGAAGCTTATCTCATTCATAATAATGCTCCCGGCGATTTTCCTGAATGTGCTTGGGTTGGACAGAATATCCCGAAACAACCTGGATCAACCACATTTAAGTGGAAACGTTTAAACGGCCAAAATGCTTCCAGCTTCACCAAAACCGAACTGACTACAATTCGTACGAGCAAAGGGCAAGCTTTACAAGAAATGGCCGGAGCGACTTATGTGAATGAAGGAACAACCACTTCCGGGGAATTTATCGATGTGATCGTCGGACAGGATTGGGTCGAAGATCAACTTCAAACGGATCTACTTTCTTTATTTTTGAATAATGAGAAGATAGCATTGGATGATTCCGGTATTGCTCAAGTGGAAGGAGTGGTGCGTAACGTTCTGAAGAGGGCAGGAGACGCAGGGATCGTTGCAAGAGCGTCTTCAGAAGATGATCTGAAATTATCGGATGATAAAGTCTATATGAGCCAAGTCTTTGTTCCAAGAAGAGCGGATCTTTCTGTAAACGACAGAGCTAATAGGGAATTGAAAGGAGTTCGATTCGTTTATTATCTCGCCGGAGCGATCCATAAAGTAAATGTTAACGGCTTAATTACGGTTTAA
- a CDS encoding phage neck terminator protein, with translation MIPGAVVEAVFQRIQSDTSVILLRFDEEQSAYPLGVYRSISCLVESVYRNIQTSAEKVGDPTVVVRTRFEKYQDTYSFNFFDTQSLENARTAAMNVFHWFGSPDNRSFCEEHSIVPRFVATNVQDKSVFENSAWLYQVGFDIRFDYTFEYTEEIEKISKIQITEEFGSHNENLEVEV, from the coding sequence ATGATCCCCGGTGCCGTTGTAGAAGCTGTTTTTCAGAGAATTCAATCCGATACCTCGGTAATTTTGCTCAGATTTGACGAAGAGCAAAGTGCTTATCCGCTTGGGGTGTATCGATCAATATCTTGTTTGGTGGAATCGGTTTATCGAAATATTCAGACTAGCGCGGAGAAGGTTGGAGATCCTACAGTAGTAGTTAGAACCAGGTTTGAAAAATACCAGGATACGTATTCATTCAATTTTTTTGATACTCAGAGTCTCGAGAATGCAAGAACCGCTGCTATGAACGTATTTCATTGGTTCGGTTCTCCTGATAATCGTTCTTTTTGTGAAGAACATTCTATTGTTCCACGCTTTGTGGCTACTAACGTTCAAGACAAAAGTGTTTTTGAAAATTCTGCCTGGCTCTATCAGGTTGGCTTCGATATTCGATTCGATTATACGTTTGAATATACGGAAGAAATAGAGAAAATTTCGAAAATCCAAATCACCGAAGAATTCGGCAGTCATAATGAAAATCTAGAGGTAGAGGTTTAG
- a CDS encoding lysozyme inhibitor LprI family protein, translated as MRLQLSSAFLLLLAFSLFPKTSEPADPCSKIKSKNDQKKCYSKEYQAADKELNVTYKKIREALSDSEKEDLKKLQVLWIGYRDGICEGPMYSSDESGIETIACKTETTAERTKYLNHVWKFGTASKEGLGSYTDGFGGSLRLFRDKSSKNIQFSFEVVRGPIAHLGEVSGNWTPVKEGKWNWASTEGCKAEDPDCCLLEFQYSQNRIEVEEVSCSAYHGARAYFGGSYRYEFK; from the coding sequence ATGCGCCTTCAACTTTCCTCAGCGTTCCTGCTCCTACTTGCGTTTTCCCTTTTCCCAAAAACATCCGAACCGGCGGATCCTTGCTCCAAGATCAAAAGTAAAAACGATCAGAAAAAATGTTATTCCAAAGAATACCAAGCCGCAGACAAAGAATTGAATGTGACTTATAAAAAGATAAGAGAAGCTCTCTCTGATTCTGAGAAAGAAGATTTAAAAAAACTACAAGTTCTTTGGATCGGATACAGGGATGGAATTTGTGAAGGTCCGATGTATTCTTCGGATGAATCGGGTATCGAAACGATCGCCTGCAAAACAGAGACTACTGCAGAAAGAACAAAATATTTAAATCATGTTTGGAAATTCGGCACTGCATCTAAAGAAGGACTTGGCTCCTATACGGATGGTTTCGGGGGAAGTTTAAGACTATTCCGAGATAAATCGAGTAAGAACATCCAATTTTCCTTTGAGGTTGTCAGAGGTCCTATTGCTCATCTGGGAGAAGTAAGTGGAAACTGGACTCCAGTTAAAGAAGGTAAATGGAACTGGGCTTCTACAGAAGGTTGTAAAGCAGAAGATCCGGACTGCTGCTTGTTGGAATTCCAATATTCACAAAATAGGATAGAGGTCGAAGAGGTGTCTTGTTCGGCGTATCACGGAGCGAGAGCTTACTTCGGCGGAAGTTATAGATATGAATTTAAGTGA
- a CDS encoding lipin/Ned1/Smp2 family protein, translating to MRFFLLALCLSAFSVGLWADCPDYTTPSNPPSFSKPTKRNFRNFGNTILAGLYVPYHMVYDTIVKSGSNATMVGKFDYDAVFHKDLEGEYIHVYIYGTAMSGWTYVGRYTTNGDGKITANLGVRATGDYIVRMVVEGDLSSADGYLTVADPGRQTVLFDVDGTLTTNDFEALADYAGIKIADAYYYAPETVNAYRNKGYQVVYLTGRPYWNTKDTREWFPNKGMKSWHYHPSSDYLGANVQGYKTDYINYLRNTVGLDIIRAYGNATTDIAAYAASGIPKSDTWIIGENAGKEGTQSITGNYSLHYNTVVASTPQSASCQ from the coding sequence ATGCGATTCTTTTTGTTAGCCTTGTGCTTAAGTGCGTTCTCAGTTGGCCTTTGGGCGGATTGTCCGGACTACACTACTCCTTCTAACCCTCCCAGTTTTTCGAAACCTACCAAAAGAAATTTCCGTAATTTCGGGAATACAATTTTAGCCGGTCTTTATGTGCCTTATCATATGGTTTATGATACGATCGTAAAATCAGGTTCGAACGCGACTATGGTTGGTAAATTCGATTATGATGCGGTATTTCACAAGGATTTGGAAGGTGAATACATTCACGTTTATATCTACGGAACAGCAATGAGCGGCTGGACCTACGTGGGACGTTACACGACGAACGGTGATGGCAAGATTACTGCAAACTTGGGAGTCCGTGCAACTGGCGATTATATAGTTCGCATGGTGGTAGAAGGTGATCTTTCTAGTGCGGACGGTTATTTGACTGTGGCTGATCCAGGTCGCCAAACCGTTTTATTCGATGTGGACGGAACCTTGACCACAAATGATTTCGAAGCCCTTGCAGATTATGCAGGTATCAAAATTGCCGACGCATATTATTACGCTCCGGAAACTGTGAATGCATATCGTAATAAAGGTTATCAGGTCGTTTATTTGACCGGTCGTCCTTATTGGAATACCAAAGATACTCGCGAATGGTTTCCTAACAAAGGAATGAAATCTTGGCATTACCATCCTAGTTCCGATTATTTAGGTGCGAATGTTCAGGGTTACAAAACGGATTATATCAACTATTTGCGTAATACCGTTGGCTTGGATATTATCCGCGCTTATGGAAATGCGACTACTGATATCGCAGCTTATGCAGCGAGTGGTATTCCAAAATCGGATACATGGATCATAGGAGAAAATGCAGGTAAAGAAGGAACACAGTCCATCACTGGGAACTATTCACTTCATTACAATACTGTAGTTGCAAGTACTCCTCAATCTGCTTCCTGCCAGTAG
- a CDS encoding helix-turn-helix domain-containing protein, which translates to MNIFLLCTLVFGIVFQGVYAQGNENRAGHLRILDSDQTHWKQIDDFSVVLDWGFYPEPIDLRFRIGNLPEESKTEFLIFPWSHLDSVQVCDLKNNCLQAGFAHPVNEWLVPGIFPVFPLRKFLENSSEINVRIQSRNYIFSEVRLVSAEELYSISTVYSGIVFSILALVIVQIAYLINSYIRLRSKWILYQILFSFGMGLTFLFVSGIGSRYVFPGFGFPLSLGKKILIGYLIISGILWVSHFLKIKQNFKPVWYFYNTVSIITAIMIALSFTQFPRQFVSRSFTVFYLAVTMTAIVLSLIATKQKTIQTRWFVASMFSLLLIEILNIISYRAFFSFDGKSFLFFIAFFVPINIFLTSRSVRTRIRELEHEVFLRREELRNFQTDKTASDLSTKKKSTILGINVEVTLARLNKLLDEDKIYLEEELRISDLAAVLGLSVHQVSELLNQVLNISFPDLLKKYRIEEAKRIILNDPSTNILDLAFSVGFQSKSSFYDSFKKHTGLTPQEFRKSILPDSSEEGST; encoded by the coding sequence ATGAATATATTCCTCCTTTGTACCCTGGTTTTCGGAATCGTTTTTCAGGGCGTCTATGCCCAAGGGAATGAGAATCGAGCAGGGCATCTACGGATCCTGGACTCGGACCAAACCCATTGGAAGCAGATCGATGATTTTTCAGTGGTCCTGGATTGGGGATTTTATCCAGAACCGATTGATCTTCGCTTTCGGATCGGCAATTTGCCAGAGGAATCCAAGACCGAATTTTTGATCTTTCCTTGGAGCCATTTGGATTCTGTTCAAGTATGCGATCTCAAGAACAACTGCCTGCAGGCTGGTTTTGCCCATCCGGTCAACGAATGGCTAGTCCCAGGTATATTCCCTGTTTTTCCGCTTAGAAAATTCTTGGAGAATAGTTCGGAGATCAATGTAAGGATCCAGTCTAGGAATTATATCTTCTCAGAGGTCCGCCTGGTGAGTGCGGAAGAACTATATTCCATTTCAACTGTATATTCAGGGATCGTATTCTCAATTCTTGCGCTTGTGATCGTTCAGATCGCGTATCTAATCAATTCCTATATTCGTCTTCGTTCCAAATGGATCTTGTATCAGATCTTATTCTCTTTTGGGATGGGGTTAACATTCCTATTCGTTTCGGGGATAGGATCTAGGTATGTTTTTCCTGGATTTGGGTTTCCACTTTCTTTAGGGAAGAAGATCCTAATCGGCTATCTCATCATTTCGGGTATCCTTTGGGTCTCGCATTTTCTCAAGATCAAACAGAATTTCAAACCGGTTTGGTACTTTTATAATACCGTATCGATTATCACTGCAATCATGATCGCCTTGAGTTTTACTCAGTTTCCGAGGCAGTTCGTTTCTCGCTCCTTTACCGTTTTTTACTTAGCAGTGACGATGACTGCGATCGTTCTCAGCCTCATTGCTACAAAACAAAAGACGATCCAAACTCGTTGGTTCGTAGCCAGTATGTTCTCCTTGCTCCTGATAGAGATATTAAATATCATTTCCTATCGAGCTTTCTTCTCATTCGATGGCAAAAGTTTCTTATTCTTTATAGCGTTCTTCGTTCCAATAAATATATTTTTAACTAGCCGCTCCGTCCGGACTAGAATTCGAGAATTGGAACATGAGGTTTTTTTAAGAAGGGAAGAACTTAGGAACTTCCAAACCGACAAGACAGCTTCCGATCTATCTACAAAGAAAAAATCCACCATTCTAGGTATCAATGTAGAAGTTACCCTGGCTCGATTGAATAAACTTCTGGATGAGGACAAGATCTATTTGGAGGAAGAATTGAGGATCAGCGATCTCGCGGCGGTTTTGGGATTATCTGTGCATCAGGTTTCCGAACTTTTGAACCAAGTCTTGAATATTTCTTTTCCGGATCTGCTTAAGAAGTATAGGATAGAAGAGGCGAAACGAATTATCTTAAACGATCCTTCTACAAATATATTGGATCTTGCATTTTCGGTGGGTTTCCAATCCAAATCATCTTTCTATGATTCTTTTAAAAAACATACAGGATTGACCCCCCAAGAATTCAGAAAATCGATTTTACCAGACTCTTCTGAAGAAGGATCTACATAG